The following are encoded in a window of Rhodothermus bifroesti genomic DNA:
- a CDS encoding DUF4249 family protein — translation MRRWLVFGLLGCWLLGCDTLMPGSEPVLVVEAFFQTGAPPPAIRLRQTGPLYSASVPAVTDAQVTLQVDTLHIPYQPDAAVPGVYQPLGALTPLQAGQVVRLQVFWQGIQVQAIDTLPPPIRIDSVQVMVPESPVQAVLLDSLLLNDSLATGARFGYLYPVTVTLWWQAPIETQRLYWVRPHLRPEVSFSSTIVDLFLRTEQILRESQSDQNSRGQHYWTGVYAIPVEKAHDPLPPHRLRVALVRSGQAYARFASSRKAPERREPVSNVVGGLGIAAALALDSLFLTVRPLP, via the coding sequence ATGAGGCGCTGGCTTGTGTTTGGCTTGCTGGGGTGTTGGCTCCTGGGCTGCGATACACTCATGCCGGGTAGCGAACCCGTGCTGGTCGTCGAGGCGTTTTTCCAAACGGGGGCGCCGCCACCAGCCATCCGTCTCCGACAAACTGGCCCCCTCTATAGCGCCTCAGTACCGGCTGTTACCGATGCGCAAGTGACGCTGCAGGTGGATACACTGCACATCCCCTATCAGCCTGATGCAGCCGTACCCGGTGTTTACCAGCCCCTAGGGGCTCTCACGCCCTTGCAGGCTGGACAGGTGGTGCGCCTTCAGGTGTTTTGGCAAGGAATCCAAGTTCAAGCTATCGATACGCTTCCACCGCCTATTCGGATCGACAGCGTACAGGTGATGGTACCTGAATCTCCAGTACAAGCCGTACTACTCGACTCACTCCTCCTAAACGATTCATTGGCTACGGGTGCGCGTTTTGGCTACTTGTATCCTGTCACGGTTACGCTGTGGTGGCAAGCGCCGATCGAAACGCAGCGCCTCTACTGGGTGCGCCCACACCTGCGGCCTGAAGTGTCTTTTTCTTCCACAATAGTTGATCTCTTCTTGCGCACTGAGCAAATTCTGCGAGAGTCGCAAAGCGATCAGAATAGCCGTGGGCAGCACTACTGGACCGGTGTGTATGCGATACCGGTGGAGAAAGCCCACGACCCGCTTCCTCCGCACAGGTTGCGTGTGGCCCTTGTGCGGAGTGGGCAGGCCTATGCTCGTTTTGCTTCCAGCCGGAAAGCGCCCGAACGTCGAGAGCCCGTTTCCAACGTGGTTGGAGGCTTAGGTATTGCAGCAGCACTTGCGCTGGATTCTTTATTCCTCACCGTTAGGCCGTTGCCATGA